From a single Nostoc sp. MS1 genomic region:
- the cobU gene encoding bifunctional adenosylcobinamide kinase/adenosylcobinamide-phosphate guanylyltransferase, with product MGQVILITGPARSGKSEWAETLARQSGKSVIYVATATTIPDDAEWQERIQQHQNRRPPDWITLEVPITLSATLANIKPSNCVLVDSLGTWVANFLEDDEVSWANTVTEFLVTVQLVAADMLFVAEETGWGVVPAYPLGRTFRDRLGSLVRQLGGICETVYLVTGGYALNLSTLGTRLPDSADYE from the coding sequence TTGGGACAAGTCATCTTAATTACGGGGCCTGCTAGGTCTGGAAAAAGTGAATGGGCGGAAACTTTGGCAAGACAGTCAGGGAAATCAGTTATCTATGTAGCTACAGCAACTACTATTCCTGATGATGCCGAATGGCAAGAACGCATTCAACAACATCAAAACCGCCGTCCTCCAGATTGGATAACCTTAGAAGTGCCAATTACACTGTCTGCAACTCTGGCAAATATCAAACCAAGCAATTGTGTTTTAGTGGACTCCTTGGGTACTTGGGTCGCTAATTTTTTAGAAGATGATGAAGTCAGTTGGGCAAATACTGTGACAGAATTTTTGGTTACGGTACAGCTAGTTGCTGCTGATATGCTATTTGTTGCCGAAGAAACAGGTTGGGGTGTAGTGCCAGCATATCCTTTAGGGCGCACATTCCGCGATCGCCTGGGGTCTTTAGTCCGTCAATTAGGGGGAATTTGCGAAACGGTTTATTTAGTTACTGGTGGATATGCCCTCAATCTCAGCACACTTGGGACAAGATTACCAGACTCAGCAGATTATGAATGA
- the hpsU gene encoding hormogonium polysaccharide biosynthesis acetyltransferase HpsU, with amino-acid sequence MTNDKPFVDLRQYNQSWFNRGRANWYILLWWLVQAIAFPLTPHPFSNIRCWILRLFGARIGKGVVVRPTARFTFPWKVTIGDYSWIGDDVVLYSLDEINIGQHCVISQKSYLCTGSHDIQDPAFGLKIAGITVGNGAWVATDCFIAPGVQIGANTVIGARSSVFSSMPAGQVCWGSPCRPQHSRLKE; translated from the coding sequence ATGACTAACGACAAACCTTTTGTAGATTTACGCCAGTACAACCAATCTTGGTTTAATCGAGGACGGGCAAATTGGTATATTTTGTTATGGTGGTTAGTGCAAGCGATCGCCTTTCCTCTCACTCCTCATCCTTTTAGTAACATACGTTGTTGGATATTACGTCTATTCGGGGCGCGAATTGGTAAAGGCGTGGTTGTCCGTCCTACTGCCCGTTTTACATTTCCTTGGAAAGTTACTATCGGAGATTACAGTTGGATTGGTGACGATGTAGTTCTCTATAGCTTAGATGAAATTAACATCGGTCAGCATTGCGTAATTTCACAGAAAAGTTATCTATGTACTGGTAGCCATGATATCCAAGACCCAGCATTTGGGTTAAAAATAGCAGGTATCACCGTCGGTAATGGTGCTTGGGTAGCTACAGATTGTTTTATAGCGCCAGGGGTACAAATTGGCGCTAATACTGTAATTGGCGCTCGTAGTAGCGTTTTTAGTAGTATGCCGGCAGGGCAAGTTTGCTGGGGTAGTCCTTGCCGTCCTCAGCATTCCAGGTTGAAGGAGTAG
- a CDS encoding DUF928 domain-containing protein, giving the protein MSNLKPIKLLVAIAVGYTSLLGGNSWVLASRPNVSAAKPNNTNNLPLITPTKKTHFAQVPLPSSERRPGGRVRGGAKRGSCPSVEPQLTALVPFTQTAPTVTDVWGFTTQAHPTLLFYVPYSKDSGYPMEFVLQDQDANIIYQKAIALPEKPGIISVSLPTDAAALALDKQYRWFFTVECDPQKSSPPIYVEGVIQRVQLKPATIKQLETSSPLQKVDIYTENGIWFDSAEILFQLRQQNPQDATLAEKWRSLLTSIKLDDIIPKPLVSSKP; this is encoded by the coding sequence ATGTCTAATTTAAAACCTATTAAACTATTAGTTGCGATCGCTGTAGGCTATACCAGCTTATTAGGTGGAAATTCCTGGGTATTAGCAAGCAGGCCTAATGTTAGTGCTGCTAAACCAAATAACACAAATAACTTACCTTTAATTACTCCTACTAAAAAAACTCACTTTGCTCAAGTACCTCTACCAAGCTCAGAACGTCGTCCTGGAGGGCGTGTTCGTGGTGGTGCTAAACGGGGTTCTTGTCCCTCAGTGGAACCGCAATTAACTGCTTTAGTACCATTTACCCAAACTGCTCCCACCGTCACTGATGTTTGGGGATTTACAACACAGGCACATCCGACACTTTTATTCTATGTGCCGTACTCTAAAGATTCTGGCTATCCGATGGAATTTGTCTTGCAAGACCAGGATGCGAATATTATTTACCAAAAAGCGATCGCTCTCCCAGAAAAACCAGGAATCATCAGCGTTTCCCTACCTACTGACGCTGCTGCTTTAGCTCTAGATAAGCAATACCGTTGGTTTTTCACCGTAGAATGTGACCCACAAAAATCCTCACCCCCCATCTATGTTGAAGGAGTAATTCAGCGAGTCCAACTCAAACCCGCAACTATCAAGCAGTTAGAAACAAGCTCACCATTACAGAAAGTTGACATTTACACTGAAAATGGCATTTGGTTCGATTCTGCCGAAATCCTATTTCAACTCCGTCAACAAAATCCTCAAGATGCCACACTTGCCGAGAAATGGAGAAGTTTACTGACCAGCATCAAGTTAGACGACATTATACCCAAACCTCTAGTTTCTTCTAAACCATAA
- a CDS encoding thiol-disulfide oxidoreductase DCC family protein: MHYYVIYDGNCNLCVTLVQLLETLDQGKIFRYIPMQDEQAIAQWEITPQGCELGMILIDANEPQRRWQGSDAAEEIGRLLPLGSIFVDAYRTLPGAKWVGDRIYTQIRDNRYTIFGKRSCTYQSRYSQNNS; the protein is encoded by the coding sequence ATACATTACTACGTTATTTATGATGGTAATTGTAATCTCTGCGTCACGCTAGTACAATTACTGGAAACCTTAGACCAAGGCAAGATTTTCCGTTATATTCCCATGCAGGATGAGCAGGCAATTGCTCAATGGGAGATTACGCCTCAAGGTTGTGAACTAGGGATGATTTTAATTGATGCCAACGAACCGCAACGGCGCTGGCAAGGCAGCGATGCCGCCGAAGAAATCGGTCGTTTATTGCCACTGGGTAGTATTTTTGTAGACGCTTATCGAACTTTACCGGGTGCGAAATGGGTAGGCGATCGCATTTACACCCAAATCCGTGATAACCGTTACACCATATTTGGTAAGCGCTCTTGTACCTATCAGTCACGCTACAGTCAAAATAATTCGTAA
- a CDS encoding CHASE2 domain-containing protein, with product MAKLVVLKFGDGGFDQGFTVTLQIGEESDRPSTEITGKLPPCPDMLLYYTRWQSTYLQLGNGYRLDADKIQVTNVSITQDCHELAHTLRLRFNHWLQAQEFRPLREKWLEKLQPTDEIRVILQSENSHLQRLPWHIWDLLERYPKAEIALSSPSYELIHKRRTPNPIVNILAIVGNSQGINTQADQAMLQNFPNADVSLLVEPQRKELTDYLWGKNCDILFFAGHSSSQGHDGIGRIYLNKTDSLSIGELKYALKQAIERGLQLAIFNSCDGLGLAKELADLNIPQIIVMREPVPDQVAQEFLKYFIQSFASGESLYQAVRHARERLQGLEDRFPCATWLPVICQNPAQRPLTWNELAEPVTQPIFNDVPAVPKQRGLKKVALSSLLVTAVVCGLRFLGVLQTAELLAYDQMMRSRPDEGPDPRILVVTIDDEDLANQRRNGESLKGTSVSEKSLSQLLTKLSQYQPKAIGLDIYRDFPAEQPDLISRLKQTDNLIGVCKGSDTTANIKGIEPPPEIPRERQGFSDFVHDADGVVRRHLLFMNQETASLCSAPYAFSTQLAFLYLSSLGIESKFTSEAATKNLQIGNTVLHRLSSRTGAYQGIDANGGQILLNYRASRKIAEQVTLTQILNSPINPNAIKDRIILIGVVAKGDFPDYWGTPYGSRLDEQMPGIMVQAHMVSQIISAVLDRRSLLTVWMPGLEILWIGTWATLGGFLAWRWRLFSKLALAVGVSSSVLYLMSLSLLVWGFWVPFVPAALSLVSSVAVVTIQNRGVGSRE from the coding sequence ATGGCAAAGTTGGTGGTGCTAAAATTCGGAGATGGTGGTTTTGACCAAGGGTTTACCGTGACTCTCCAGATTGGCGAAGAAAGCGATCGCCCTTCGACAGAAATCACAGGTAAGCTCCCACCATGTCCTGATATGCTGCTGTATTACACTCGCTGGCAGTCCACCTATCTACAATTGGGTAACGGTTATCGCTTAGATGCTGACAAAATCCAAGTTACCAATGTATCAATTACCCAAGATTGCCACGAATTAGCTCATACCTTGCGGTTACGCTTTAATCATTGGTTACAAGCACAAGAGTTTCGCCCCTTACGAGAAAAATGGCTAGAAAAATTACAACCAACTGACGAAATTCGCGTAATTTTACAGTCAGAAAATAGCCACTTACAAAGATTACCTTGGCACATCTGGGACTTATTAGAACGCTATCCCAAAGCAGAAATCGCTCTGTCCTCACCAAGCTACGAGCTAATTCATAAGCGTCGCACCCCTAACCCCATTGTTAATATTCTGGCGATCGTTGGTAATAGTCAGGGAATTAATACCCAAGCTGACCAAGCAATGCTGCAAAATTTTCCTAATGCCGATGTCAGCCTTTTAGTAGAACCACAACGTAAAGAATTAACAGATTATCTTTGGGGTAAAAACTGCGATATTTTATTTTTCGCTGGACACAGTTCTAGTCAAGGACATGACGGTATAGGTAGAATCTACCTCAACAAAACTGATAGCCTCAGCATTGGTGAATTAAAGTATGCTCTCAAACAAGCCATAGAAAGAGGCTTACAGTTAGCAATTTTCAACTCCTGTGATGGACTGGGACTGGCAAAGGAACTGGCGGATTTAAACATTCCCCAAATCATTGTCATGCGCGAACCTGTTCCCGATCAGGTCGCTCAAGAATTTTTAAAGTATTTTATTCAAAGCTTTGCTAGTGGTGAATCTTTATACCAAGCAGTCCGACACGCCAGAGAACGCCTGCAAGGTTTAGAAGATAGATTTCCCTGTGCAACTTGGCTACCAGTAATTTGTCAAAATCCTGCCCAAAGACCGCTTACTTGGAACGAATTAGCCGAACCTGTAACACAACCTATATTTAATGATGTTCCAGCCGTTCCTAAACAACGTGGGTTAAAGAAGGTGGCTTTGTCAAGCTTGCTGGTAACGGCTGTAGTTTGTGGCTTAAGGTTTTTGGGAGTATTACAGACAGCCGAACTACTAGCCTATGACCAAATGATGCGATCGCGCCCCGACGAAGGCCCCGATCCCCGCATACTTGTAGTCACAATCGATGATGAAGATTTAGCTAATCAACGTCGTAACGGAGAGTCATTAAAAGGAACATCAGTTTCCGAAAAATCCCTTAGCCAACTATTAACAAAACTCTCCCAATATCAACCTAAAGCTATTGGTTTAGATATTTATCGTGACTTCCCCGCCGAACAACCAGACTTAATTTCTCGACTCAAACAGACTGACAATTTAATTGGTGTGTGTAAGGGAAGTGATACAACTGCCAATATCAAAGGCATTGAACCACCACCAGAAATCCCTAGAGAACGTCAAGGCTTTAGCGACTTCGTTCATGATGCTGATGGCGTAGTGCGGCGACATCTCCTATTTATGAATCAGGAAACCGCATCATTATGTTCTGCGCCCTATGCCTTCAGTACACAATTAGCATTTCTTTATCTCTCATCTTTAGGGATTGAATCAAAATTCACCTCAGAAGCAGCCACTAAGAATTTACAGATAGGCAATACAGTGCTTCATCGCCTCTCATCTCGCACAGGAGCTTACCAGGGTATTGATGCTAATGGTGGTCAAATTCTCCTCAATTACCGCGCTTCCCGAAAAATCGCTGAACAGGTGACACTCACCCAAATTTTAAATAGTCCCATTAATCCCAATGCCATTAAAGATCGGATTATACTGATTGGTGTAGTAGCGAAAGGAGACTTTCCCGACTATTGGGGAACACCTTACGGTAGTCGTTTAGACGAGCAAATGCCAGGAATAATGGTACAGGCTCACATGGTTAGCCAGATTATTAGTGCTGTTCTCGATAGGCGCTCATTGTTAACGGTGTGGATGCCTGGATTAGAAATACTCTGGATTGGCACTTGGGCTACTCTAGGCGGCTTCCTCGCTTGGCGATGGCGTTTATTCTCCAAGTTAGCATTAGCCGTTGGTGTAAGTTCTAGTGTTTTGTATTTGATGAGTCTCAGCCTACTAGTTTGGGGCTTTTGGGTTCCCTTTGTCCCAGCCGCCTTATCCTTAGTGTCAAGTGTGGCTGTAGTGACAATTCAAAATAGGGGAGTAGGGAGTAGGGAGTAG
- a CDS encoding glycosyltransferase family 2 protein: MSSKVPVSVLIPAKNEEANLPACLDSLQRADEIFIVDSQSTDRSPEIAKNYGVNLVQFHFNGRWPKKKNWSLDNLPFRNEWVLIVDCDERIPNELWDEIAQVIKQEEYTGYYLNRRVFFLGKWIRYGGKYPDWNLRLFKHKLGRYENLHTEDVPNTGDNEVHEHVVLQGKVGYLKQDMLHEDFRDIYHWLERHNRYSNWEARVYYNLITGEDQSDTIGANLFGEAVQRKRFLKKVWVRLPFKPLLRFILFYIIRLGFLDGKAGYIYGRLLSQYEYQIGVKLYELSNCGGQLNTANTSPSLPPSLVQEVEKSTT, encoded by the coding sequence ATGTCATCTAAAGTTCCCGTTTCTGTACTCATCCCCGCCAAAAATGAAGAGGCAAATCTACCAGCCTGCTTGGACAGCCTACAAAGAGCAGATGAAATATTTATTGTAGATTCTCAAAGTACAGATAGAAGTCCTGAGATTGCCAAAAATTACGGTGTAAATCTAGTTCAGTTTCACTTTAATGGACGTTGGCCGAAAAAGAAGAATTGGTCTTTAGATAACCTACCATTTCGTAACGAGTGGGTACTGATTGTAGATTGTGATGAACGCATTCCTAATGAATTGTGGGATGAAATCGCTCAAGTTATTAAACAAGAAGAATATACAGGCTACTATCTCAACCGTCGCGTATTTTTCTTGGGTAAATGGATTCGCTACGGTGGCAAATATCCCGATTGGAACTTGCGCTTATTTAAGCATAAGTTAGGACGCTACGAAAATTTACATACCGAAGACGTACCAAACACAGGCGATAACGAAGTTCATGAACACGTTGTCTTGCAGGGTAAAGTCGGGTATCTCAAACAGGATATGCTCCATGAAGATTTCCGTGATATTTACCACTGGCTAGAAAGACACAATCGTTATTCTAATTGGGAAGCCCGCGTTTATTACAACCTGATTACAGGTGAAGATCAAAGCGATACCATTGGAGCTAATTTATTTGGTGAAGCCGTACAACGCAAACGCTTTCTCAAAAAAGTCTGGGTACGCCTGCCATTTAAACCGCTTTTAAGGTTTATTTTGTTCTACATTATTCGGCTAGGCTTTCTCGATGGCAAAGCTGGATATATTTATGGGCGGTTGTTAAGTCAATACGAATATCAAATTGGCGTTAAACTCTACGAATTAAGCAATTGTGGCGGTCAATTGAACACTGCAAATACTTCTCCCTCCCTCCCACCATCTCTAGTTCAAGAAGTCGAAAAGTCTACAACCTAA
- the dps gene encoding DNA starvation/stationary phase protection protein Dps, protein MSDNTLSSRLYPSRIDLPAEKRVQIIGILNQTLAATLDLKTQTKQAHWNVKGIDFYQLHELFDELAGELEEYVDLVAERVTALGGYAVGTARAAAQNSILPEFPFDILEGREYVAALADRFAPYAKHLREAIAKTDDLGDADTADLYTEVSRTIDKRLWFLDAHLQAAAVKGENGTSASKTQQPASVR, encoded by the coding sequence ATGAGTGATAATACTCTGTCATCACGCCTCTATCCCAGCCGTATTGATCTTCCTGCTGAAAAACGGGTGCAAATCATCGGTATCCTCAATCAAACTTTAGCCGCTACTTTGGACTTGAAAACTCAGACAAAACAAGCCCACTGGAATGTTAAAGGTATTGATTTTTATCAATTACACGAATTATTTGACGAACTAGCAGGGGAATTAGAAGAGTATGTTGACCTTGTTGCAGAAAGGGTAACTGCTTTGGGTGGGTACGCTGTAGGGACAGCACGCGCCGCCGCTCAAAATTCCATTCTTCCTGAATTTCCCTTTGATATTTTAGAGGGTAGAGAGTATGTAGCAGCTTTGGCCGATCGCTTTGCACCTTACGCTAAACACTTGCGGGAAGCGATCGCTAAAACTGATGATTTAGGTGATGCTGATACAGCAGACCTTTATACTGAAGTCTCTCGCACTATTGACAAGCGCCTGTGGTTCCTAGACGCGCATCTACAAGCCGCAGCCGTCAAGGGAGAAAATGGTACATCTGCTAGCAAAACTCAACAGCCAGCTAGTGTTAGATAA
- a CDS encoding helix-turn-helix domain-containing protein, which produces MSEEKILTVDFTQEDACLEILPRSPLISSYHAQWEGLRLDVHQQPAHETPEHTPSQHVVTVSLEPQVVQSERILDGQLQHENIAKGDVAIIPAHIHHVSRWQSEAKFLVLSMEPAFLTRIAIEAGNLDKIEIKPRFAAPDPLIQQIGLALQTELRSENGVSSIYVESLTTTLCIHLLKHYCVTSDAKLDKHEHKGLSQWKLRQAIAYIHENLDKDLSLVDISAIVGMSMYYFSRQFKESTGMAPHQYVMSCRIDRAKKLLSSTNQTIEQISSQVGFQSQSHFTNVFRKLTGITPRVYREQVKI; this is translated from the coding sequence ATGTCGGAAGAGAAAATCTTAACCGTTGATTTTACTCAAGAAGATGCCTGTTTAGAAATTCTACCGCGATCGCCCCTAATTTCTAGTTATCATGCACAGTGGGAAGGATTGCGATTAGATGTTCACCAACAGCCTGCCCATGAAACGCCAGAACACACTCCTTCCCAACACGTTGTTACCGTTAGCTTAGAACCCCAAGTAGTGCAATCTGAGCGGATACTTGATGGACAATTGCAGCATGAGAACATAGCTAAGGGAGATGTAGCAATTATTCCTGCACATATTCATCACGTATCACGCTGGCAATCAGAAGCAAAGTTTCTCGTCTTGAGTATGGAACCGGCTTTTCTGACACGCATAGCGATAGAAGCTGGCAATTTAGACAAAATTGAAATAAAACCCCGTTTTGCAGCCCCAGATCCCTTGATTCAACAAATTGGATTGGCCTTGCAAACTGAACTGAGATCGGAGAATGGGGTTAGTAGTATTTATGTTGAATCTCTAACGACAACATTGTGTATTCACTTACTCAAACATTATTGTGTAACAAGTGACGCAAAACTTGACAAGCATGAGCATAAAGGACTGTCACAATGGAAGCTCAGACAAGCGATCGCTTACATTCATGAAAATCTCGACAAAGATTTGAGTTTGGTAGATATTTCTGCGATCGTGGGAATGAGTATGTATTACTTTTCTCGTCAATTTAAAGAATCAACTGGCATGGCTCCCCACCAATATGTCATGAGTTGCCGAATTGACAGAGCTAAAAAATTACTAAGTAGCACAAACCAAACTATAGAGCAAATTAGCTCCCAAGTCGGCTTCCAAAGCCAGAGCCATTTTACAAATGTCTTTCGTAAACTCACAGGAATAACGCCCAGAGTATACAGGGAACAGGTGAAGATTTAG
- a CDS encoding glycosyltransferase → MPDTQISAIICTHNRDTYLGAAIDSLLGQDFTGEFEVVVVDNGSSDRTREVVEQRASDSRLKYVFEPTIGLSVARNTGAKIANAEILAYLDDDAVASKHWLQVLYAAYQQNPQLAIAGGKVTLLWPPNIEAPAWLSSELAGNLGAYDLGEDVVYIQQPGLTPRGLNYSIRRTFLAEIGGFDPHLGRVGKNLLSNEELQMTELALKGGWQVAYLPEALVAHNVAPERLNRSWFLNRGWWQGISECYREQVAGRAGIGQLSRGGERLARGLYKAARYFSNPAVRFDNLVYAYGQIGYLNAVLQGLLFTANNKSSQ, encoded by the coding sequence ATGCCAGATACTCAAATCTCTGCCATTATCTGTACTCATAATCGGGATACCTATTTAGGTGCGGCGATTGATAGCCTATTAGGGCAAGATTTCACTGGTGAGTTTGAAGTTGTGGTAGTAGATAACGGATCTAGCGATCGCACCCGTGAAGTTGTTGAGCAGAGGGCTAGTGATTCACGTTTAAAATATGTATTTGAACCCACCATTGGTTTATCTGTAGCGCGAAATACTGGTGCTAAAATCGCTAATGCCGAAATTCTGGCTTATTTAGATGATGATGCAGTCGCTAGTAAGCATTGGCTACAGGTATTGTATGCTGCTTATCAACAAAATCCGCAACTAGCGATCGCTGGCGGTAAAGTCACCCTCCTTTGGCCTCCAAACATCGAAGCACCAGCTTGGCTATCCTCTGAGTTAGCAGGAAATTTGGGAGCCTATGATTTAGGTGAGGATGTGGTTTATATTCAGCAACCAGGGTTAACACCAAGAGGCTTGAATTATTCTATCCGCCGCACTTTTTTAGCAGAAATCGGTGGTTTTGACCCTCATCTTGGTCGTGTAGGAAAAAACCTCCTATCTAATGAGGAACTACAAATGACAGAACTCGCACTCAAAGGGGGTTGGCAAGTTGCCTATCTACCAGAAGCCTTAGTTGCTCATAACGTTGCCCCAGAACGCCTCAATCGCTCCTGGTTTTTAAACCGGGGATGGTGGCAAGGAATCAGTGAGTGCTATCGAGAACAAGTAGCAGGGAGGGCAGGAATTGGGCAATTATCCAGGGGTGGCGAGAGGTTAGCGCGTGGTTTGTATAAAGCTGCCCGATATTTTTCCAATCCAGCCGTGCGTTTTGATAACCTTGTATATGCCTATGGCCAAATAGGTTACTTAAATGCAGTGCTTCAAGGTTTACTGTTTACAGCTAATAATAAAAGTAGTCAATAG